The following are from one region of the Syngnathus typhle isolate RoL2023-S1 ecotype Sweden linkage group LG22, RoL_Styp_1.0, whole genome shotgun sequence genome:
- the tnfrsf21 gene encoding tumor necrosis factor receptor superfamily member 21: MSAMCISAVVLWTLVVELSARVLTTTHPVELHLLSPRHYQYKDPDSGSQLVCDKCPAGTYVSAHCSQTAVRECSPCPKGTFTRGENGITQCHHCRAPCPAGLIEKVPCTTSQDRVCTCPPNTFQIGEGSTECKPHSLCPPGTRVKKKGTETEDVICKPCTKGTFSNAESNAIKCRAHADCQAQGLTLLIVGTRETDNLCGPMSTTIPSAQRQELVTLASSSSTLDHKGINGRSAAIQLRENQGGEIRTSTFRAILDPTQVSPPIAPKQLVHPRDQINSDPLLGPNKRMMEGFEGSEVRGGTGINKIPIQPNKDKVSNYNRPTRRGSPRPSTHDYFDINEHLPWMIVLLLLLVLVVIVMCSVKRSSHVLKKGPMQDPSSIVERAIQKKPSLPPAQVKEKWIYYSNGQGVDILKLVAAQVGSQWIDIYQSLANATEREVAAFSSGYSADHERAYAALQHWTIRDSDANLAKLINALHKQRRIDVVEKIRLVMEDNPQFDLNQLMTSVNVSQSLSPIHKPPESPSSTGTGAGSSAAGVEQSPVDRTKGFFHDESEPLLRCDSTSSKDSALSRNGSFITKEKKDTVLRQVRLDPCDLQPIFDDMLHILNPEELHVIEEIPAAEDRLDQLFEIAGVKSQEASQTLLDSVYSHLPDLL; this comes from the exons aTGTCTGCCATGTGTATTTCTGCAGTG GTACTGTGGACATTGGTGGTTGAACTCTCAGCTCGGGTTTTGACAACAACTCACCCAGTTGAACTACACCTCCTATCCCCTCGCCATTATCAATACAAAGACCCAGACTCTGGCTCTCAGTTGGTCTGTGACAAGTGCCCGGCAGGTACCTATGTGTCTGCCCATTGTTCCCAAACTGCTGTTAGGGAGTGCAGTCCCTGCCCCAAAGGTACTTTCACACGAGGTGAAAACGGCATTACGCAATGCCATCATTGTCGAGCTCCGTGTCCTGCAGGCCTGATTGAGAAGGTACCCTGCACTACCTCTCAGGACCGCGTTTGTACCTGTCCTCCAAACACCTTCCAGATAGGAGAAGGTAGCACCGAGTGTAAGCCCCATTCGTTGTGCCCGCCTGGGACAAGGGTGAAAAAGAAAGGTACTGAAACAGAAGATGTTATATGTAAGCCGTGCACCAAAGGAACTTTCTCCAATGCCGAATCAAATGCAATCAAGTGCCGAGCCCATGCGGACTGCCAAGCTCAGGGGTTGACGCTACTCATCGTGGGAACAAGAGAGACTGATAATCTTTGTGGACCGATGTCTACAACCATCCCATCTGCACAAAGACAGGAATTAGTGACTCTGGCTTCGTCCTCATCAACATTAGATCACAAAG GCATCAACGGCCGTTCAGCTGCTATTCAACTGAGGGAAAACCAAGGTGGGGAAATTCGTACAAGCACCTTTCGAGCAATCCTTGACCCCACTCAGGTTTCACCTCCCATAGCCCCAAAACAACTGGTCCATCCGCGGGACCAAATCAATTCAGACCCTTTGCTTGGTCCTAACAAGAGGATGATGGAAGGATTTGAGGGGTCAGAGGTCAGGGGAGGGACGGGGATCAATAAGATTCCTATACAGCCAAACAAAGACAAAGTTTCCAATTATAACCGTCCCACTCGAAGAGGATCCCCACGGCCGAGCACTCACGATTACTTCGATATCAACGAGCACCTCCCCTGGATGATAGTCCTGCTGCTCCTGCTCGTCCTGGTTGTGATCGTGATGTGCAGTGTGAAACGGAGTTCCCATGTGCTTAAGAAAGGCCCCATGCAGGATCCCAGCAGTATCGTGGAAAGGGCAATTCAGAAGAAACCATCTCTGCCCCCCGCACAGGTCAAAGAGAAGTGGATCTATTATTCCAACGGACAAG GAGTGGACATTTTAAAACTGGTTGCAGCTCAAGTGGGCTCCCAGTGGATTGACATTTATCAGTCACTGGCCAACGCCACCGAGCGGGAAGTGGCAGCCTTCTCCAGTGGCTACTCGGCAGATCACGAGCGGGCATACGCTGCGCTTCAACACTGGACCATTCGGGACAGTGACGCCAATCTAGCCAAGCTGATCAACGCCTTGCACAAACAACGGCGCATCGACGTGGTGGAGAAGATCAGATTGGTCATGGAGGACAACCCGCAG TTTGATCTAAACCAACTGATGACGTCTGTGAATGTAAGCCAAAGCCTCAGTCCTATTCACAAGCCTCCGGAGTCTCCCAGCAGCACCGGCACCGGCGCCGGCAGCAGCGCTGCAGGTGTGGAGCAGTCGCCGGTGGACCGCACCAAAGGGTTCTTCCATGATGAGTCAGAACCGCTGCTCCGTTGCGACTCCACTTCCAGCAAAGACTCTGCTCTTAGTCGGAATGGCTCGTTCATCACAAAAG aaaaaaaagacacggtGCTTCGCCAAGTCCGCCTTGACCCGTGCGACCTCCAACCCATCTTTGACGACATGCTGCACATCCTGAACCCCGAGGAGCTACACGTTATCGAGGAGATCCCCGCTGCCGAGGACAGGCTTGACCAGCTTTTTGAGATTGCGGGAGTCAAAAGTCAGGAGGCCAGCCAGACGCTGTTAGACTCGGTCTACAGCCACCTCCCTGACCTTTTGTAG